TAGTGGTGGGACAAGATCTGTATGACGCAGCAGTGGGAGGACAGAGCAGCCTGAGGGTGCCAGACCCCTCTGATGCACCTCTCTCTCCAGGGGTAGCCGTGTTGCCCCTTGGCCTGTCACAAGGCGGTCTGAGTACAGGCTGAACTGTGGGTCCCTTCAGCAATGGAATGTTTAAGGTAATGGATGTGTCATTAATGCACGTATCTTCTTGCTGCATTCTCCTACTCCTAATCTTAACGGCACCTAAACCACCTGCTTGCCAGGTGCACTTGGTCCTTGGCAATCAGTCCGGTGACTTGGAAAAGAGAAGGTTCATTATAAGATGAATGGGGGGGTCTCTCAATAGTGACTCTCTGCGCTTCGTCAGCGTGACCAGAGAGAATTCCCGTGAACTTCTCTCCTTGCAAGTGAGCGGTAAACATGCAAGCCCACCACAGGCAGGCGGAGGAGAGTGAGGACCGGGCAGGCTGGGCACGTCCCAGCTACATGATGTCCGAACTTCCTCTTCCGAGCCCACCATCAGCAGACTCCATCTGGTCCACCTGAGCCTCCATCGAAAGTAGAGGAAGAATAAATTAGAGGAGCAAGGGCATGGAGATGATTCTACTCTCAGACTAAAGTCTATAATTCCTGGGGCCCATTTAAAACAGGTCCTGGGTCTTCCCTATTGTGGCCATCACTGAAGGGGTGTCTTCACGTGCTTTCCAAAGAGCTGAGACAGAAGTGCAATATTCGATCCATGCCCACCTGAAAGGATGATGAAGTTCAGGTCATATGAGGACAATACAAAGGACAGCAAGTTAGCAAAGTGGTCCAGGTTTACAGGAAGAAATGTGTCATCTACGCTGAATGGGTGCAGTGGGAGAAGGCTGATGGCATGATTGCCCATCCACCCACTGCCCATCCCAGCAAGGCGCTCATCACTAGACTAAAATGGGACAAAGAGCACAAAAAGACCCTTGAAGATAAAGCCAAATCTCACCAGGTAGGAGAGGAAAAGGGCAAACCTATGAAGAAAGAATTGAGAAGATGCAGGGATAAAGTAATCTTGTGTACAACTTTCATTAAAGACTggtacaatgaaaaaaataaaagaaaatgagtccTAGGTGTTGGGTGAGTGAGCAGGGCTGGGTGTCCCACAGGCACTCAACCACCTGCAGAGACGTAAGAGGGAGGCAGCGGTGAAAAGGGCTGAGTGCCCGGGACAGAACTGTGCGGATGAGACAGAGAGGATGCAGTCAGAGGGTTTGCTGGCCAAGCAGACGGAAGTTTGAAGAATTAATTGAttgagatgaaattcacataacacgAAACTGACCACTTTTAAGTGAACAAGTCAGTACACTTAGTATGTTCACAATAATATACGACCACCCCCTCTAGCTAGTtctgaaacattttcatcatcccgaACAGAAACATCACCTTCATAATCATGAAACAGTCACTCCCCATGCCTCTCCccaagccctggcaaccactgatccatGGATTGGCCAGCCCTTGACATTTCCTACACATGGAACCACACAATAGGTGACCTTttatgactgacttctttcacttagcatcatattTTCCAGGTTCACCCACATTGTGGCATGGATTTgcatttcttgcctttttaaaggctgaataatagtgCATTGAATGGTTAGACCGCATTTCgttcatccgtccatccatccgtccCAGCCATCAGCACTATGTCCAGCCTTTGGCTTTTGTGAGTAGTGCTTCTCTGAACGTGCATGTGCAAGTACTTATTTGAgcttgttttcaattattttgggcaCACACCTGGGAGTGGTAATGCTTTCCATTTCATCCTCAAGGCCaggcaaatgcaaaaaaaaaagaaagaaaatgaaaaagaaaaaggaggggagcaggaatttaacaaagaaagaaaaaacaaaccaacaaacttCCACCAAAGGACCTGTAAAAATAATGATACTAGTTTTATTCAcagtggccaaaaaaaaaaaaaaaaaaaaggaaagaaatgggcaacgaaaaaaataaatcatggtTGATGAGGGAAGAGGCTCAAGGGAACTTTGTGGAAACGTCTGTCTTGGTCTGTGTTACATAAGTGTGTGTATCTATTTATATCTGTGAAAATAAGtggatatatatgtaaaaataaatctttgaacTAATACAAGATTAGCGCACTTCCCACACTTTGCATATTTCGTGCCTTGATGGAAAAGCCAAACAGAGGGCACCAATGCCCAGGCCCTCCTCCAGAGACTGGAGTTTAATGGAATATTCTCCAAGCTTCCTGATGATTCTCGTGTGCAGTCAGGGGTGGGAAGCACTGTCTCAGGGGACAGGGCTGACCGTGGTGTGAGCCTCAGGCCCGGGGGGCTGGCAGGCCCTGGGGGGGCCACCTCACCGGGGTTTGGCACTAGTTTTGAGTCTCCTTGGCACACACGCCCTTTGGAGGCTGGTGGTGGCGGGTAGGGGGTCAGGGGTCTTCCCTAGGATCTTGCCAGCCTGTAGCTGCGGTCAGCAGAGAGGAGGCCCGGATCTGGGGGGCAGTTTGCCCCAGGCCTCGGGTTGTGAGTGTAGCCACGCATGTCGCAGGAACAGCACCATAAGAGGAGAAAAAGGCTCTGGTCTTGGGGGACAGTCTGGCAAGCGGAGTCTGAGACTGGCAGGGGCAAGAGTCCGTGGCTGGGGCAGGAGCAAGGACGGGCTCTCTCACGTGGATGGAAAGTCAAAATGGGGTCAGCACTGCTAACAGAGCTCTCCAAAATGGAGCTGGGAGACCACCAGGGGAGTGTGACCCTTGCACGCCTCAGCCCGGATGGAATCTGACCTTTGAGCTGATGAAGTCATCCAGAACACTTGCCAGAGACTCAGAAAACAGGTCAGAACTTTGCCCTCAAACGCCTCCTGGCAGCCTATTTACCTACAGGACCCCAACCCTAAAACAGCTGGGGATTCTTTAAGGACAAATGCTTCCGGTCTCACGTCAAAGTCAATCGCAGTTCTCACCAGGCAGCTTTGCACAACCTCGTGGCTTTTTGTCTCTCTAAGGCCCTGATTTTCTCGACCTCAGAACAGTCCTCGGGGGTTATGCCAATTGATGTctcccaaattgcaattcttaagaccccaaataaattctttttcttatttgcagtctcctgcattattattattatttttggttgaCATCCAGGACACTCCAACCACAAGAATGCCTCCATTTCTCAGAAAGAGGGGCAGCTTCTGCCCTCGGAGATTTGCTAACCTGGATCTGGACCTGGTGGTGATTTTGAGGGCTGGCTCAAGCTCACCTTAAAAACACTCGGAGTTTGGGTTGGCAGAAGACGCAGTTGGGCCACCACCAGCTTTTTCCTCTATGTCTCAGCCAGGGCAGAGGTATTGACACGCTGCCAAGTCTTGGTTGTTACTCTGTTTTTAGTGTATGTCCTGCCGAAGCGAGCACTTAGTTATCATCCTGGACTTGGGAACTCAGAGGGTGGATTCATCAATGAATGGACAAAGGGGAGGTGAAGGGGTTAATGATACATAGTGGGTGTGGTATCTTTCTGGATGGAAGTTGAGGGGAAAACATAATGTAATTGCCACAAATCCAAGAaataagatgaaaatgaaaagttCGGTCCTTTGAACACTGTTTGTAGGAAGTGTATTGTTCATTCGCTTTAGGAAAAACACATTGCAGCTGGTTAAGTAAACTTCAGgaatttatgtgcagatgaaaatgTTGCAAGTAGATGAACTGGGTCTTTCTCAACAATAAGGAAGTGACCTAAAGGGATGTTTACACAGAGTTGGGAACGCCAATGCCTCTAAGGCTGGGGAGAAGTTAGTTTTAGGGAGCAGTGTTTAGAAAATGTCAAACGGTTCTCAAACAGATGGAAGCATCAGTTTCACCACCAGTCCTTGAAGGCGACGTCCCAGCTATGATGCCATAGACGTaaggaaggggaggagctggggggaggTGGTTTAAGTATCGTAGTGTCAGAAGATAAAcgaagagtttatttgagcaaaattcAATTCCAATCGAGGGGCACCAAACCGGAAATGGTTAGGAACCTTCCATGGACAGGAGCTGGGAAGAGACTTTTGATAGAGAAGACTGGGGACCCAGGTCGGAAATTGATGGTCTAGCGCTTAAAGCCTAGATGGCTGCTTGTGGTTCGTTGATCTTAGCTTTCAATTTCATAACCTTGAGGCATTGATGGGCGTGGCTGTCGGTTTGCTGCCGTGGGCCACCACCACGTGAGAGACACGCCAGTCTGACggcctccttgtttaattaatttaacagtAGTTAAGAGTTTATAGAGCGTGACTCTAGAGTGTGGCTGCCTGAGTTTGATTCTCCTTTTGCAATCTGCTCGCTGTGCCACCTGGAAGCAAGTTATAGACCCGTGTTGGAATGACTGGCCAGTGGGACATGTGACGGATGGGTATGACATTCAGAGGAGAACTTGACTCTAGTTCCCCTAAGGCGGGAAGGAACCAGACTCTTAGAGCCCTTTTCTCCAGCATCCCCACTGACCCGCTCCATCCGCCGTGGCGGCAGGGCCCCCTCCACATACATACGGAGACACTAACAAAACCGTATTTTCTGGGAGGGCAGGGAACTTTGGAAGAAGCCCTTTTCCTAGCCAGTGGCTTAAGCTGGTGTCCGCTGATGCAGTGAGAGGGCTGGAGGCACCTTTGGAGGAGCCTAAATGCTCAAGGACAGGGCCAGGAGGGAACCAGGGCAGGATGCGGTATTCGAACACCGCTGTGAGTACACCTGCAGCCCGGATGCCTGGAAAGTTCTGGACTTGGAAAATGGCTGGGGATTTGGGAATTTCTTTGCACCCAATCAATAGCTCATTTTCTGGAAGGAAATTCTCCTTTCTGACTGCAGATGTACTGCAGGATTAATTTCCTACTAAAAAGCAGAAACAGGGTCCTCTCACTCAGCTGGGACACAGTGAGAGTGGTGACAGTCTCCTGTCTCTGCCCACAGCCCCCCTTAGCCTAGCGCagccagggggtggggtgggggttacACTGTGGAGTAGCCACTACCACGGGAGAGTTGTGGTACCCACGGACACTTCCCCCTTGTCCCCCAAAGGCTGTGTATAATCCACAGCAAACAGAAGGCACAAAGGCCCCCCCACATTCGAAGAATCGTCAGCTTTGTGGGTCAGCCACAGTCCCGGGAGCAGTGGTCCTATAGGTGTGGTCCCCAGACCGGCAccatcagtatcacctgggaacctgttagaaatgcaaattcttgccCTGCCCCTTCACAGCTGCCTGGTGGGAAACTGATGGGAGTGGGATCAGCCAGCTGGGATTTAATGAGCCCTCCCGGTGATTCTGATGTCTGAGAAGATTTGAGAAGTGCAGCCCCAGTGCGGTGCCGGCTGGGAGAGAAACCAGTTTGATGGGATGGGCAGGACTCCTTTCCCCGAGTGACAGGAGGCTGGCAGGAGGCTGCCTCTGGGGACTGACCAGGCCCAAACTCCAGCCAGGCTCCTCTGAGTCCTCTGCTCATCTGATTAGCCCTCAGCCTTGGCCTGAAGACCTGAGCCAACCTGAACGTCGTTTCTGACAGGCCAAGCCCACAACCCCAGGAGGCCCCCAGCCCCGCTTACAGAGCCTGCCTGAGAAATTGCACCGATGCCAGAAGAATTTACTATTTCGTGCCAGCCAACACCTGAAGGAAGGTAGGTCCCTGTCTCCTTGCCTCTGTGGGATGGTAGGAACCTAACTTTGGTAAGAGCTCGCTAGCAAACCTAGGTAGGTTTCACGTGCACCAATCCCACCTTCCTTCTGTCTGTAATATTTCACTCCCCTGACCTCGGAGCCCGTACTCGCCCCCTCTGCAAACCTTCACTCTCTCTTTAAAACACCCAGTCACCTCTGTACAAATGGAAGTTTTCTGTTCCTCGCTGCCATAGTGGGATGGGGGGAAAATCTGTGCTCAGCACTCGAACTAGTGTCCCGCCTTGTTGATCTTAGGACATTCACATTTGTGTGGAggccttttcctcttctcttctccatGGAAGTGAACGCTTGACTAGTTCTGCTCCAAGacaagggggaggggcaggaaggccaaagaggtttgttttttttttaaagacggTAGTATCTGCGAGAAGGGGGGCGGGGCAACACTTTATTTCCCAGTTGCGTGATTGCTCAGAGTAGGCTTGCTCCAGGAGATGCGGAGAGACCTCAGTGGGAAAGATGACAGTATAGCACAGCCAGGAAGATAAGGGGAAAGGATGGTTACCACCCATATGTTGCCGGCAACCGGTGTTCCAAGTGCTTGTCCCGTCccaggaggaattcagagacaagacgcagAGGTTAAagaagtaaagtgaggatttattaaaggatggatagtacactctcaggggagagcgggcaggctcaggtgggtggctgccctgagtttctttggcaagttagctacatagggtgtaaaaatgagtgGGCGGAAtactcattggggagggaaggggttggggtcgtattccctgattatcatcccaactcctcCTTCCCGacgggaggagggatttttgtccttatttagtctggatcggaagtgtcatggcgtcggtgcctgatgggtacttctgatctgcaaggctaattttatcaaaatgagggcataatgagcaaaaggttacattcggacactggaaattcctgccttttctcacctttctttgttcttctccaggccactcatcaccccaaaaggcatgatcccttatcaggcccaaggttcctgcttttctttctctgcccagggtccCCTGGTGCTGACATGATGTGTGGCTTCCTGcgtttggcctgtgcccctcctttctgcccaattcctgccatttggtctgtgtccccctttctctgctcgtatCTAGCTATCTGCTGCTCTAACACATAGACGCAGAAAATACCCCCTGCCCCTGTCCCCGggcagggggtgggcagagggcagaCGAGCTCAGGGCACTGGGCAAAGAGAGGTGGACCTCCAGCGCAACTGTGTGGAGGGACGGCTGGCAGCATGAACAGACATTACCAGTCTCCCAGGGCTGAGGCAGCTGTTGCAATCGTCTCTCACCTGCAGGAGCCTGTGGGGGCCACTGCCGGTCCACACCAAGCCTGCAGACCCTGAGCCAGGTCAGGGTAAACGGTCCAGGGAAAAGAGACCAAAACTACACCACAGCCAGTCACAGAAAGCGCCGTCTGCTCCACGTGTCTTTCTACCCTCACGCCAAAAAGCCTCGCGAACAGAAGGGGGCGGGGCGTGTGAGCAAGACGACCACGCCCCTCCCTCTAATCTTAAAGGTATAAATCAGGGAGGTAGAGATGTGACTCGAATCTgagattttttaattcaaaatcgTTTCAAGTcttaagaaatggaatgaaagaggTTTAATGACAGGGAGTGACTGAAAAGTTAGGGAATCAGGCGGAGCCGGCCTGAGCGGGGAGCCTGCCCCCTAGTGGCGATGGGTTAGAATTGACAGCTAATGAGAAGCCTCTCGCCTACTCCACCCCCACTTTTattatccccacccccacccccgccacctaCCGTTTTACAACTGGGGAATCTGTGGCTCTGAGAGTTAAATAACTCAGCCCAGGTGACGTCTACCAATGGCAGTGCTGAGATTGGTGCCCAGATGCTCCAGCCTCCAAGCCCCGGAAGATGGAAGTTTATCTGTGGCAGCCACGTGGGGGAGTCCTCATTGTGGGGTGGAAGGCTGGGTGACCCTAGGGTAACCCGCCTGATGAAGGATTTGCAAGGTTTGCTGGTTATTCTCTAGTTTAGGAAAATCTTCTGCTAACACTGTGGAGAGTAAGGGAGAAGGTTAGCTCTACTCACGCCTGGCTGGGAAGAGAAAATCAGGGAAGGTGGTGTGACAACCCAGATATGATCTGAGCCCTTTGCCCCAGCGGGTTTGACAGCCTAGGGGTTGGGAGAAGTGTATGGGTGTGCTGGGGAAACAGACCATTCTGGTCTAATGCTCCTGGCAGAAGCAGCCTTGTGGAAAGGGAGGGGCAGGATTCAAACCAGCCCTCCTCTTGCCCCCTCTCCCTTTAAACGCTACCACAGGGAACACTTAATCCTCAGTCCCACCCCAGGCCTGAGAATGACCCGGTCCCAGGGGAAAGCCAGGCCTCTGGGGCAAAGGCACTATCAGCAGGCTGACCTTGGTGGCTGTCAGTTGCCTCCGACTTGCACTTGCTAACACTGACCTGGCCTGTCCTTGGCTGAAAAGTTTTTGCATATCTGGTATTGCCTCTTGGACTCTGGCCTCTTAAACCCATGTCAAGGAAACGCAGCTCCAGATAGAATAATGTGGACTCCAGAAAATGGGCACTTGAGAAAGGTGTGCACAGGGGAGTGAGTGACCTGTGCAAAGTCTCACACTTTCTCTTGCCTCTGAGGTCTGAGGCTCCAGGCCCCAGGCTCTCCTCCTCTCCTGGTCACCTCTCTTCCATGTTCCTCGCTGTCTCCTCCTCCCTTTACCCCACCTCTTCTAAGGAAGGATTGGAAAAGTCCCTAGTGATTTTTCAACTAAGTAAACTGAGACTTTTCAGGACCCATTCTGGATCCTGTCTTCCCTCTACACTCTGTCGGTAAGCCCATCCTCTCTCATTCTAGGTACCTCTGCATACTCATAACACTTTGATTCTTAATGTCTAGCCCAGAACTCTAGTCTCATTTAACCACTTGCCTATTGGATGTCTTCATTTGTGTGTCTGATCATCTCAAACTCAGCATCTTTCAAATTGAACTTGTAATTTTCCTTCAGTAAATCCTATTGATTCTTTCTCCAAAATAAACTTATATCAATGTTTCTACTTTTTCCCCACTTCTACCCAACTCTTGCTTGAGTTAATAGTATCTTTCCTACTCAGCTTGCCCTGGCCATTTCCCCACCTGACATTGCCTCTTAGCATGACCATCAACTCATTCTCCTTAGACAACCAGAGTCATCTGGTTAAACTGAAAATCAAATCATTTTTGTCTCATATGTAAAACCCTTAATGGCTACTTACTGTGCTATGACCTGACTCCTCTCTATCCTGTGAGCCTTTAGCACCACTCATCCATGTCTctactctttctctccttcccgcACATGGAATAATTGCACTTCCTCATACCCTTGAAGTGGAGATATGCCCATAGTACTTGCTTTGGACAATGAAACATAATGTGAGCAAAGTGATTTGAGAGCCAGTTCATAACAATTAATGCACTTTCCTCTCCTGCTGGAGTGATTAGGGAAACCAGTATTGATATAGTGCTGCCATGAGAAGGAAGCAGCCTGGATGGTTGGTAATATGTGTAGGAGGGCTGCCCTGGAAGTTTGCCCGAATCTACAGTGGAATTTtcatgaatggaaaaaaaaaacttccattgTGAGATGTGGAGGGTCATTTGTTACTCAGCAAAACATAGTCTATCCTGATTGATACACTGTAGAAAGAAGAGTTATTTGTAGGAATCctctttaaaacaaaagtaaaggacacagttttgttttgttttttcagaaaaTGGTCTTGTTTTTCATTAGactataaaaaaattaacaactggCTCTTATTAGTTTTTCACAAAAGGAATCATAATTAATCCCCAACTTGGAGGGAATTTCAGGGTGGCCTAAGGAGAAGGCACATACATATTTTTGGCAGGTAATGACACTCCTAGTTAACAACTTTCAGTGTGGATGGGCAAGACTGGGTCACcacaaggagaaaaggaagatgtGGATAAAACTTTATGGAGAGAGGATCTGGCACAAGGAGAAGGCACCTTCGCTGTGTTTAAGTATCATTATTAAAGTTAAACATTAACTAGCTAAGGTACTTTCTTCCCCGTCACCCAAGTAACACCTGCTTCACTTTGTCTTTGGTTTAAAATATACCAGGAAGGAGCTGAGTGATTTAAATTTGGCTGAAAGGGGAGCAGTTTTTGAGGAACACATATTTTCCAAGCATGAacatttctttgtcttcttctcTCAGGCTCCTATTataataaatcttcaaagattggcAGTATTTAatttggagagagagaggagacagatgaatagaaaagtagaaagaaagaaagggtggagggaagggaacaAATCTGTAATGAGACTGGAATGTGCAGTCTCAGTGAGAGCGGAGAGGTGACCAACCCTTCCTAAAGACCCTCTAACAGCAGGTGGCATTGACCCTTATACCCAGGGTCACCATACTTTGGGAGGCTCATGCTGAAAAGGTGTGGTCACTACCAATGAATAGAGTAACTTCTAAGTGAGCTGGCCTCCAGGCATAGCAACCAGAAAAGGACAATTCTCAGAGCTCATCTTTTCCAAAACAGGTGAGAACTCTTCAGAAGTTCCTGAAAGCAAGATCGCCCACGCCTGTTGACACCAAGGCACTGCGAGGCACGCATTGGCTAGGGTCCCCGTTTTCATGTTTCAAAATTCTCTAGTTCTAGGGAGTGAGCAGATATCCTACTGGACTTTCCAGGACTCAGTAGCAGTGTCTTCTTACACAAGCAGAATGGGGCGGCGGTGATCGGACGGCACTCTTCCCTGCTGAGCTGGGAGCAGGCTGGTCTGGGAAGATCTCTTCTCTTTTGAAGGGCAAGACCACATGGCCACAGTGAAGTTCATTCCCCACAGTCCCTACAATTGACTTGGTCCAGTCCTTGTTCAAAGCTAAGGCCCTAGCGGTGCCTCTGCCTCCCGGGTCCTTTGATGAGGACAGAGAGGGCCTCGAGCTTACACCTCTGAGCAGAAAGCTTTAGGCTGGGCCATATAAGCCCAGGTTCCGGGCGGCTTGGGAGATCCTGGGGGTTTTCCGCTGGGGAAACGGATAGTGAGCTGGTTTTCCAGACCTGTGTAGGTTCGTTATGGAAGGAGGGCGCTGAGCGCCAGTGTTTAAGCTGGATCCCACTTCCTTTGTTTGGGGGTCTCCCACTTGACCTCCATGCTGGGCTGCCTCTGGGATCATGGTCTCGTGCTGAGTCATCTCACTGTCTTCCAGCAAACCTGGGTCTCCTTCCTGAGGGAGCCTTTGCTCAGACCCCGTGAACTTGTCCTTGTGTTTCACCTGATGGCTGGTTTCCTGGTGGAAGGTTTGGGCCAAACAGTGCACCTCTAGGTGTGTGTGCCATGGAGACTCGGGGGCCCGAAGAGAGCCTTGGTCAGCCTCC
This portion of the Vicugna pacos chromosome 4, VicPac4, whole genome shotgun sequence genome encodes:
- the C4H9orf152 gene encoding uncharacterized protein C9orf152 homolog, which translates into the protein MKGLPCPCPALPHFWQPGSRFMAESSRTQAPGKGPLLSIQLLRAQYEGLRRQQRAQSHLVVLPKGGNMPTLAESMVNAVWINKERRPSLSLEEVGPEAEGMLEEADQGSLRAPESPWHTHLEVHCLAQTFHQETSHQVKHKDKFTGSEQRLPQEGDPGLLEDSEMTQHETMIPEAAQHGGQVGDPQTKEVGSSLNTGAQRPPSITNLHRSGKPAHYPFPQRKTPRISQAARNLGLYGPA